One genomic region from Yamadazyma tenuis chromosome 4, complete sequence encodes:
- a CDS encoding uncharacterized protein (MEROPS:MER0069292; COG:D; EggNog:ENOG503Q3MF) — MSDIVGTMLHELTHNIHGPHNDKFYKFLDKIKERFEEIQYNPSSVTGYVCEENKLGRGNTLFRDYKSIRDKRIEALGKAKYKSEFRKLGGNSKTGEPRMDPKSLRLRALEAAEQRLRDSKSCNSKEQTQAEPEDDELEIVDVDSLQGLIRPRDISRLTGAKGSIANSTSGPSNLVQTQTRSDIEVIDLTSDTPEAASDSQIRDQDVVVLD; from the coding sequence ATGTCTGATATAGTTGGTACCATGCTCCATGAGCTAACACATAACATTCATGGTCCTCATAATGATAAGTTCTACAAGTTCCTTGACAAGATTAAAGAGCGGTTTGAGGAAATCCAGTACAATCCCAGTCTGGTTACTGGGTATGTGTGTGAAGAGAATAAATTGGGGAGAGGGAACACTCTTTTCAGAGACTATAAGAGCATTCGAGATAAGCGGATTGAGGCGTTGGGAAAGGCCAAGTACAAATCGGAATTTCGGAAGTTAGGAGGTAACAGTAAAACTGGTGAACCTCGAATGGATCCAAAGTCCTTGAGACTAAGGGCCCTAGAGGCAGCTGAACAGCGGTTAAGAGACTCAAAGTCGTGCAACTCAAAGGAACAAACCCAAGCAGAGCCGGAAGATGATGAGCTAGAAATTGTCGATGTCGACTCCCTTCAAGGCTTGATCAGGCCAAGAGACATCTCGAGACTAACGGGTGCAAAGGGCAGTATAGCCAACTCCACATCTGGCCCGTCAAACTTGGTTCAGACTCAAACTAGATCGGATATCGAAGTTATTGATTTGACTTCAGACACCCCTGAGGCAGCACTGGATTCCCAGATCAGAGATCaagatgttgttgttcttgactAG
- a CDS encoding uncharacterized protein (EggNog:ENOG503P22E; COG:T): protein MSSNPIQLKKSILSNGTLKDVPDSRLSTRASSPIEKTDSVINLTKPSLYSIYNENAATALNLDDDEDDSSNQLYVQSTRVEEVYVPDHLSKGSKPVVAIKFILKAAVLSVCAYTYNEITRHIRNNHIKLGAQTFQPLFLTELFLTKSFHAVEPLKVLSKNFTPSQNYATVLVFQGMIMGLVHPFLDFVIPPKHNRRLFSSNPDPKKRYEPATLFNDILRSLITFLGISYAIRNLEWSSSLQVSVVWSLLSPCLWLLLDGTVAGLLAGLVVTVWGCLFVYSMNSDLINIYTSFESSDFIAIWLWTIWKKYTSGSKGIWEKLRQLLVLVPNRSSGNPIVSMFRAQPPGDRITEARNYVDPITIPAGDIKGNAYHHRDYRRNYPQIYGFDQTKVSGLLKLGSVEKPRIAIGNKGNQELQVFNDPGAPVSLSVTLSSVDSSIVKGEVLGDVGEPIVAPSLNKFTWKITQEQENGMYTDQYPCRVFTDEKNSSARASS, encoded by the exons ATGTCCAGTAATCCCATacaattgaaaaagtcgATCTTGTCGAACGGTACTTTGAAGGATGTGCCTGACTCTCGCCTTTCAACTAGAGCGTCAAGTCCCATCGAAAAGACCGATTCTGTCATCAACTTAACTAAACCTTCCCTTTACAGCATATACAATGAGAATGCAGCAACTGCCCTCAACTTGGAcgatgatgaggatgacTCAAGCAATCAGCTCTACGTTCAATCCACACGTGTTGAAGAGGTTTACGTACCCGATCACTTGAGCAAAGGCTCAAAGCCCGTGGTGGCAATTAAGTTTATCCTTAAGGCAGCAGTGTTGTCGGTATGCGCATACACTTACAATGAAATAACCAGACACATTCGCAACAATCATATAAAGCTTGGTGCTCAAACGTTCCAGCCCTTGTTCTTAACTGAGCTCTTCCTCACCAAATCATTCCATGCAGTTGAACCGTTGAAAGTTttgtccaaaaacttcacTCCTTCGCAAAACTATGCTACGGTTTTGGTGTTTCAAGGTATGATCATGGGATTAGTACACCCATTTTTGGATTTTGTTATTCCTCCAAAACATAACCGTCGactcttttcttcaaacccAGATCCCAAGAAGAGATATGAACCTGCCACTCTTTTCAACGATATTTTAAGACTGTTAATTACCTTTTTGGGTATAAGTTATGCCATTAGGAACCTTGAATGGTCCTCATCCTTACAAGTATCCGTTGTTTGGTCTTTATTAAGTCCTTGCTTGTGGTTGTTACTCGACGGAACTGTGGCAGGATTGTTGGCCGGTTTGGTGGTCACTGTCTGGGGATGTTTGTTTGTTTATTCCATGAACAGCGACTTAATTAACATTTACACATCTTTCGAATCATCGGACTTCATTGCTATCTGGTTATGGACCA TTTGGAAAAAGTATACGTCCGGTTCGAAAGGGATCTGGGAAAAGCTCAGACAACTATTGGTATTAGTACCTAACAGATCAAGTGGTAATCCAATCGTATCAATGTTCCGTGCACAACCCCCAGGTGACAGAATTACAGAAGCCAGAAACTATGTGGACCCAATCACCATCCCTGCAGGTGATATCAAAGGAAACGCATATCACCATAGAGACTATAGAAGAAACTATCCTCAAATCTACGGGTTTGATCAAACTAAAGTGTCtggtttgttgaagttgggtTCAGTTGAAAAGCCAAGAATCGCTATTGGTAACAAAGGAAACCAGGAATTACAGGTCTTCAACGATCCAGGGGCTCCAGTGAGTTTATCTGTTACTTTGTCGAGTGTAGATTCAAGCATCGTCAAGGGTGAAGTGTTGGGGGATGTTGGTGAACCAATCGTGGCTCCTTCTTTAAATAAGTTCACCTGGAAGATTACCCAAGAGCAAGAAAATGGGATGTATACCGATCAGTATCCATGTCGTGTTTTCACTGATGAAAAGAATTCATCTGCCAGAGCTTCCAGCTAG
- a CDS encoding uncharacterized protein (EggNog:ENOG503P82F; COG:T,U): MSLNEDDPLGPPKNTQNLDLNKLTPDELKIYRMYGKLPTRQQILTSKIKEKKYFDSGDYAMQKQLGGSKSSVPSSMPMSHPNAEKVKEMYNRNSISNASVLPYGKSNLLHERTAEDEETK, from the coding sequence ATGTCcttgaatgaagatgacCCATTAGGTCCTCCAAAGAACACGcagaacttggacttgaataaGTTAACCCCAGATGAATTGAAAATATACAGAATGTATGGCAAATTGCCCACTCGGCAGCAAATCTTGACATCCAAAATTAAAGAGAAGAAATACTTTGACAGCGGTGACTATGCCATGCAAAAGCAATTGGGCGGCAGCAAGTCCTCTGtaccttcttcaatgccCATGAGCCATCCCAATGCCGAGAAAGTCAAGGAGATGTATAATCGGAACTCCATTAGCAATGCCAGTGTATTGCCATATGGGAAACTGAATTTGTTGCACGAGCGGACGGctgaggatgaagaaaccaagtaG
- a CDS encoding uncharacterized protein (EggNog:ENOG503PVD0; COG:S): protein MLLFNWLTSFVCCILLVHANTETHVLRVPNYFDVRSDSYNEASPLSQYGSSSVLYDYPIMNRYPDNNAKIGSIVMEDPLKDGDSQFLLVRLNNYNDTTLEPNNLLFIKLCWPATIPVDFELSHKFLYGNEDGMKRNKVEVDSPSHALYLVIKCTAKFKTYSEKYSTIDSVKFKLVIQKLPNPWVPIPLEVYDIIMYLVDVGILLWCLIPKLPGF from the coding sequence ATGTTGTTATTTAATTGGTTGACGTCATTCGTTTGTTGCATACTATTGGTCCATGCCAACACAGAGACACACGTTCTAAGGGTACCGAACTATTTCGATGTGAGATCTGACAGTTATAATGAAGCTTCCCCATTGTCCCAATAtggatcttcttcagttCTTTACGATTACCCAATAATGAACAGGTATCCAGACAACAACGCCAAAATTGGCTCCATTGTCATGGAAGATCCACTCAAAGATGGTGATTCTCAGTTTTTGCTTGTTCGGTTGAATAATTACAATGACACTACGTTGGAACCTAATaaccttcttttcatcaaattgtGCTGGCCAGCCACCATTCCTGTTGACTTCGAATTGTCTCACAAATTTTTGTACGGAAATGAAGATGGAATGAAGAGGAACAAGGTCGAAGTCGACTCTCCCCTGCACGCATTATACCTTGTTATTAAATGCACTGCTAAGTTCAAAACTTATAGTGAAAAATACAGCACCATTGACAGCGTGAAGTTCAAGCTTGTGATTCAGAAATTGCCAAACCCTTGGGTGCCAATTCCTTTGGAAGTATACGACATAATAATGTATTTGGTTGATGTTGGGATTCTATTGTGGTGCTTGATCCCCAAACTTCCTGGGTTTTAG
- a CDS encoding uncharacterized protein (EggNog:ENOG503P28M) yields MKRLKREVNVTTLPDQVIELIQFHAGRKSVVSLSSVNKSYRTSLEKFVFDCLKTTWYNLQNNEFQMFLEQRKSFITSMRFIDTYSYGEWQIDVFEGVLNKLPQLQTFVVNSFNSSNWLKYRASTTIRRMEMHYDYTHNETHELYENPNPKNINRLSRSSQLPKIFSLHHLCGFPRLSDLTLTDYHFNWDEKMDSLNVQFLHLKNCTWEYPFTPAKFNENNSLITFGLTYTHDHAFLLSERFDKFVNEPFQIGCKINKLAVVIQCCERPHYLSFNKVKMFLNRNIFPDLEELDLSGWAADFKTLHRYLVAIGDVPVKSLKVSLGELEHKSRIRFNEWPHLKIESRIS; encoded by the coding sequence atgaagagattgaaacGAGAAGTAAATGTTACGACTCTCCCAGACCAAGTGATTGAGCTTATACAGTTCCACGCTGGTAGAAAATCTGTTGTGAGTCTTTCAAGTGTGAATAAATCCTATAGAACCAGTTTGGagaagtttgtgtttgactGTCTAAAAACGACGTGGTACAACCTCCAAAATAATGAATTCCAGATGTTTTTGGAGCAAAGAAAGTCATTTATCACGTCTATGAGGTTCATTGACACCTACAGTTACGGAGAGTGGCAAATAGACGTGTTTGAAGGAGTTCTCAATAAACTCCCACAACTACAAACGTTTGTGGTAAACTCGTTCAATTCGTCAAACTGGTTGAAATACCGTGCCAGCACTACCATTAGAAGAATGGAGATGCACTATGACTATACTCATAATGAAACACACGAACTCTACGAGAATCCCAATCCgaagaatatcaacagGTTATCTAGATCCTCCCAGTTACCCAAAATTTTTAGCTTGCATCATTTATGTGGGTTTCCACGCCTTTCCGATTTGACCCTCACTGACTATCACTTCAATTGGGATGAGAAAATGGACTCTTTGAATGtacaatttcttcatctcaAGAACTGTACTTGGGAATATCCATTTACACCTGCCAAATTCAATGAAAATAACTCGCTAATTACATTTGGTCTCACCTATACGCATGATCATgcatttcttcttctggaacGGTTCGATAAGTTTGTTAATGAACCATTTCaaattggctgcaaaatcaacaaattagCAGTGGTAATTCAATGCTGCGAAAGGCCCCATTATTTGTCATTCAATAAAGTGAAAATGTTCTTGAATAGGAACATTTTCCCAGACTTGGAAGAGCTAGATCTCAGTGGTTGGGCGGCAGACTTTAAGACTCTCCATAGGTATCTTGTGGCAATTGGTGACGTTCCTGTGAAATCCTTAAAGGTTAGTTTGGGCGAGCTCGAACATAAGCTGCGCATAAGATTTAATGAGTGGCCTCACCTAAAAATCGAATCTCGCATCAGTTGA
- the DTD1 gene encoding D-tyrosyl-tRNA(Tyr) deacylase (EggNog:ENOG503P37W; COG:J; BUSCO:EOG09264ZQC) has translation MRIVIQRVKNASVIVANETVSSIGKGLMILVGISTKDTIEDVSKMSRKIVNLRLFEDLEERTSSNTEKYSGKPWAKSVMDEKSYSILSVSQFTLYGTIKKGTKPDFHAAQKGELAKELYDTFLQRLRGYLGDERVKDGKFGEMMEVNIVNDGPVTIVWDTQNNI, from the exons ATGAGAATAGTGATTCAGAGAGTGAAAAATGCATCGGTGATCGTAGCCAACGAAACAGTGTCATC AATTGGCAAAGggttgatgattttggtggggatttccaccaaagatacaattgaagatgtgagcaagatgagcaGAAAGATTGTGAATTTGAGACTATTCGAAGACCTCGAGGAAAGGACCAGCTCCAACACGGAGAAGTACTCTGGGAAACCATGGGCCAAGAGTGTTATGGACGAAAAATCCTATTCCATATTATCAGTATCGCAATTCACCTTATACGGAACCATTAAGAAAGGAACCAAACCTGACTTTCATGCTGCCCAAAAGGGAGAACTTGCCAAAGAGTTATACGATACATTTTTGCAACGATTGAGAGGTTATTTGGGAGACGAGAGGGTCAAGGATGGGAAGTTCGGCGAAATGATGGAGGTGAACATTGTTAATGATGGGCCGGTCACCATAGTATGGGATACCCAGAACAATATTTAG
- the ECM14 gene encoding Putative metallocarboxypeptidase ecm14 (EggNog:ENOG503NXUQ; MEROPS:MER0013421; COG:O), whose amino-acid sequence MGELHKLLALAIALVMVSQCNGFLQQNPFSLLWPSEPAVSEPSLHFSTLDPDKHPINLYQYTNTTVIRIKYDTQDQLVQYLKAIPKDYGIWSKSASAKTIDLQLSTVDYLKLLAKFDDMDYQILVEDLAQTVFETFPENHQETINTEENSEFKYKATEEVIRETKANVFSELFFKDYRPLETIEAWLDIIQQSFPGVVKVEEIGKTFEGRPYNIVHVSDHSVDDHSEKKTIVINGGIHAREWISVSSVCYQIYSMLNVYMTQPEILQELDFIFVPLSNPDGYEYTWSTDRLWRKNRQTTILPRCYGIDIDHSYDFHWTKSSDWPCGEEYSGEHPYEAVEAQIWEDYLNKTNAHHEIYGYIDLHSYSEEILFPFAYSCSSEPRDEENLIELAYGISKAIRLQSGKFYNVLPACQDKDSDLLPDLGSGTSLDFMYHNKAFWAYQLKLRDTGNHGFLLPPKFIEPVGAEIFAGIQYFIKFITEDD is encoded by the coding sequence ATGGGTGAACTACACAAATTGTTGGCGTTAGCCATAGCCTTGGTTATGGTTAGCCAGTGTAATGGGTTCTTGCAGCAGAACCCGTTTTCCCTTTTATGGCCTTCAGAACCGGCTGTGTCTGAGCCATCCCTTCACTTTTCCACCCTTGACCCAGATAAGCATCCTATCAACCTTTACCAGTACACTAATACAACGGTGATCAGAATTAAATATGACACTCAGGATCAGCTTGTACAATATTTGAAGGCCATACCCAAAGATTACGGTATCTGGTCAAAGTCTGCTTCTGCTAAAACCATTGACCTACAGCTTCTGACAGTGGACTATCTCAAGCTTTTAGCCAAGTTTGATGATATGGACTATCAGATTCTTGTGGAGGATTTGGCCCAAACAGTGTTTGAGACCTTTCCAGAGAACCATCAAGAGACGATCAATACCGAAGAAAACTCCGAATTCAAGTATAAGGCAACTGAAGAAGTTATCAGAGAAACCAAAGCCAATGTGTTTTCAGAATTATTCTTCAAGGATTACAGACCCTTGGAAACCATCGAAGCATGGTTAGATATTATTCAGCAGTCATTTCCAGGGGTGGTAAAGGTGGAAGAAATAGGGAAAACATTTGAGGGAAGACCCTATAATATTGTTCACGTTTCTGACCATTCTGTGGATGACCATAGTGAGAAGAAAACAATAGTAATAAATGGGGGTATCCACGCCAGAGAATGGATCTCTGTGTCATCGGTATGTTACCAAATATACTCGATGCTTAATGTATACATGACACAACCAGAAATCTTACAAGAGTTGGACTTTATATTTGTTCCATTGTCAAATCCGGATGGATACGAATACACTTGGAGCACAGACCGATTGTGGAGAAAAAACAGGCAAACGACCATTCTCCCCAGATGTTATGGAATTGACATTGACCACTCCTACGATTTCCATTGGACTAAGTCAAGTGATTGGCCCTGTGGAGAAGAATACAGCGGTGAACATCCTTACGAAGCAGTGGAAGCACAAATTTGGGAAgactacttgaacaaaacGAATGCCCACCATGAGATTTATGGGTACATTGACTTGCATTCTTACTCAGAAGAGATTTTGTTTCCATTTGCTTATTCATGTTCTAGTGAGCCCAGAGATGAAGAGAATTTGATTGAGTTGGCATACGGTATTTCCAAAGCCATTAGATTGCAAAGCGGTAAATTCTATAATGTTTTGCCTGCTTGTCAAGATAAAGACAGTGACTTGTTGCCTGATTTAGGTTCCGGAACCTCATTGGATTTCATGTATCACAATAAAGCCTTTTGGGCGTAccagttgaagttgaggGACACTGGAAACCATGGATTTTTATTACCACCTAAGTTTATTGAACCTGTGGGTGCCGAGATTTTTGCTGGAATCCAGTATTTCATTAAGTTTATTACAGAAGATGATTAG
- a CDS encoding uncharacterized protein (COG:W; EggNog:ENOG503P6B9) has protein sequence MSSDTRNINRRTVGNRVILAIDVISTAIGLYGLYEISLIELPAPLRGAGKWQFLTNLSLLFSILTFSVGIISHLTRSEAIFQLKNFLHVISFVAEAVVTSVYWPLRLFFLHYLVNDGNIRIKLTVDLAIHFMPFVSLAIDFFFFMPNFTIKTRSAFLLFISLTSAYWFWLNSIIDLERGGIFPYAFLNIGNNLTRLIIFWVIGFSAFLQFLLMRFLYNSFVGVSAIKQKIQ, from the coding sequence ATGTCCAGTGATACCAGGAACATAAATAGAAGAACAGTGGGTAACCGGGTGATTTTGGCAATTGATGTCATATCTACAGCTATAGGATTATACGGGTTATACGAGATCCTGTTAATCGAGTTACCAGCCCCTCTTCGTGGTGCTGGCAAGTGGCAGTTCCTAACTAATCTTTCTCTATTATTTTCAATCTTGACCTTTTCTGTGGGAATTATCAGCCATTTGACCCGGTCTGAAGCCATAttccagttgaagaactttttACATGTCATTCTGTTTGTAGCTGAAGCTGTTGTTACTTCGGTATACTGGCCTTTGCGGTTATTTTTCCTTCACTACTTAGTAAACGATGGGAACATCAGAATCAAATTGACGGTTGATTTAGCAATTCATTTTATGCCATTTGTGTCTTTGGCCattgacttcttctttttcatGCCCAACTTCACTATTAAGACCAGATCCGCTTTCTTGCTTTTTATTTCGTTGACTTCGGCGTACTGGTTTTGGTTGAATAGTATCATTGATCTAGAGAGGGGCGGGATCTTCCCATATGCGTTTTTAAATATTGGTAACAATCTTACTAGACTAATAATTTTCTGGGTCATTGGGTTTTCTGCCTTTTTACAATTCCTTCTCATGAGGTTTCTATATAATAGCTTTGTTGGTGTTAGTGCCATCAAACAGAAAATCCAATAA
- a CDS encoding uncharacterized protein (EggNog:ENOG503P00S; COG:K), whose amino-acid sequence MSNYSTVHPEGPNGVRSSHIQAHSFDSSPSPSADSSDTANHLNNKKHTRRSVACKNCHALKVKCVPSDPNSPASSCVRCLHTKKKCEINLNQPRKRRKKAEIEEMRLLEQQKLTSTTSVDTKLNTSQMSQDDGNLSRSSGGSHAETPLSNQTAHMKSLVAAVAIQTPITPSSEAPNAIAMAELHRQIMQLKTEVEYYKSRSRLITDERQYVSEADLKKELQVLACDSQSLLQQSVELKDWASHRRLMITDPNANIDVLSKGLISEQEAEERLRLYREQVHDRFPYFGFDGVSSAAQLAENSPFLFNSIMVVASVILTNADPIHCQRLDIEVTRELVTNLLIAGSKSDEILQGLVLLSFWFNSPELVRQKRFHLLNSLAISLLHDLGLLDREADIAPEVSLQRCKLIAVIYTSAVSTCLILRRSIYVRWTAHVERCCQILEAHPLVKVRNLSTCARLCRILERINTLVHNSESAVDDTTATLYMMSDFGEQLNEMKKKIDPGQHGTLSFFYAVEAYLHEPLLSQVAGVNEEDGHLFFKERAVTSITKSTTACINCLTEFSKLEIEHIASIPIMLTSRILFTAGILLRLRYLVLSVPLQIEKSVVPEDAISKIQSLNLMLMEASKAFPANFTLRKLSMTLQLFISVYSVQITNLLRSNDRLEGHNPDLEQYLMNAGKTLPLNHPHEELPLEVLSYAASLKKDLRGVNEMTKKLKLSSKGSLSSYSHSEDGKTPNSASPNQQGPDTSSAGPANIYPYPNSNGNGISANHRASAVGTQADGAATGLVGFEELDKSLYNFGDEFWGDILTGNYVNLTLEQLSQYDGSNSRLPIYIGINGKVYDVTRSSSVYGPKGPYGFFSGKDGARAFSTGCFNKPDEFTYDLRGLDLEVALKDIANWQKFFENSDKYWYVGTVIHEPITGDPPAPCHHVKFPGYKKHP is encoded by the exons ATGAGCAACTACTCCACGGTCCATCCTGAAGGTCCCAACGGGGTTAGATCGTCTCATATTCAAGCTCATAGCTTTGATAGCAGTCCTTCTCCTAGTGCGGACCTGTCAGACACGGCTAACCACTTAAACAACAAAAAGCACACTCGAAGATCGGTGGCATGTAAAAACTGTCACGCCCTCAAAGTCAAATGTGTACCAAGCGATCCAAACAGCCCTGCAAGCTCTTGTGTTCGATGCCTTCataccaagaagaaatgtGAAATAAATTTGAATCAACCCAGAAAACGGCGGAAAAAGGCTGAAATCGAGGAGATGCGGCTCTTAGAACAACAGAAACTTACAAGTACTACCAGTGTAGataccaagttgaacaccaGTCAGATGTCGCAGGATGATGGCAACTTATCCCGTTCTTCGGGCGGTAGTCATGCAGAAACTCCGTTGTCGAACCAAACCGCCCACATGAAAAGTcttgttgctgctgttgccATTCAAACACCTATAACACCCCTGTCAGAAGCGCCGAATGCCATTGCAATGGCTGAATTACATCGCCAGATTATGCAACTTAAGACCGAAGTGGAGTATTACAAATCTCGTTCTAGGTTGATAACTGACGAGCGACAATATGTAAGTGAGGCCGACTTAAAGAAAGAACTTCAGGTGTTGGCCTGTGATAGCCAAAGTCTCCTTCAGCAAAGTGTTGAGTTGAAGGATTGGGCTTCCCATAGAAGACTTATGATTACCGATCCCAACGCCAATATTGATGTTCTTAGTAAAGGCTTAATTTCAGAACAAGAAGCCGAGGAGCGACTTAGACTTTACCGAGAACAAGTCCACGATAGGTTCCCATACTTTGGCTTCGATGGAGTATCATCTGCAGCACAGTTAGCTGAAAACAGTCCATTCTTGTTTAACTCAATTATGGTTGTTGCAAGTGTCATTTTAACCAATGCCGACCCAATCCACTGTCAAAGACTAGATATAGAAGTCACTAGAGAACTTGTCACCAATCTCTTGATTGCTGGTTCTAAAAGTGACGAGATTTTACAGGGGTTGGTATTGTTGAGTTTCTGGTTTAATTCTCCTGAGTTGGTGAGACAGAAAAGGTTCCATCTCCTCAATAGCTTGGCTATCTCATTATTACATGATTTAGGACTTTTAGACAGAGAGGCAGATATTGCACCAGAAGTGAGCCTCCAACGTTGTAAGCTTATTGCCGTGATATACACGTCTGCGGtctcaacttgtttgattttaCGTCGTTCCATTTATGTTAGGTGGACCGCACATGTGGAAAGATGCTGCCAGATCTTAGAAGCTCACCCACTTGTCAAAGTCAGGAATTTGTCTACATGTGCAAGACTCTGTAGAATTCTTGAGCGGATTAACACCCTTGTTCATAATTCTGAATCGGCCGTGGACGATACAACTGCCACTTTATACATGATGAGTGATTTTGGAGAACAGTTGAATGAAATGAAAAAGAAAATTGACCCCGGACAGCATGGGActctttctttcttctaTGCGGTAGAAGCATACTTACATGAACCTTTACTATCCCAAGTTGCTGGAGTAAACGAAGAGGATGGACAcctctttttcaaagaacGGGCTGTTACGTCGATCACCAAATCAACCACTGCCTGTATAAACTGTCTTACAGAGTTTTCGAAATTGGAGATCGAACATATCGCTTCCATTCCCATAATGCTCACGTCAAGAATATTATTCACTGCTGGCATACTATTAAGATTACGTTATTTGGTGCTTTCTGTGCCTTTGCAAATTGAGAAGTCGGTTGTGCCTGAGGATGCTatttcaaagattcaaaGCTTGAACCTAATGCTTATGGAAGCTTCAAAAGCATTCCCTGCAAACTTCACCTTGAGGAAATTGTCTATGACCTTACAACTCTTCATTCTGGTGTATTCGGTACAGATCACGAATCTTCTCAGATCAAATGACCGACTTGAGGGCCATAATCCTGATCTCGAACAATATCTTATGAATGCTGGTAAAACTTTGCCTCTCAATCATCCTCATGAAGAGCTTCCATTGGAGGTCTTATCCTACGCGGcttcattgaagaaagatcTTCGAGGAGTCAACGAAATGACTAAGAAACTCAAATTGAGCTCGAAAGGCAGTTTAAGCTCCTACTCCCACAGCGAGGATGGTAAAACCCCAAATTCAGCATCTCCCAATCAACAAGGTCCAGATACTTCTTCGGCAGGACCTGCCAACATTTACCCCTATCCAAATAGCAATGGTAATGGGATTTCTGCCAACCATCGTGCGAGTGCTGTGGGTACTCAAGCGGATGGGGCAGCTACCGGATTAGTAGGgtttgaagagttggacAAAAGTCTATACAATTTCGGAGACGAATTTTGGGGGGATATT CTAACAGGAAATTACGTTAATTTAACCTTAGAACAGCTTTCTCAGTATGATGGGAGTAATAGTCGACTCCCCATATACATTGGCATTAATGGTAAGGTATATGATGTGACAAGATCAAGCCTGGTGTACGGTCCCAAAGGTCCATATGGATTTTTCAGTGGGAAAGACGGTGCCAGAGCATTTTCAACTGGATGCTTTAATAAACCCGATGAGTTCACTTATGATTTGAGAGGCCTCGATCTAGAAGTGGCATTGAAAGACATTGCCAATTGGCAgaaattctttgaaaataGTGATAAATACTGGTATGTGGGGACAGTAATTCATGAACCAATCACTGGAGACCCTCCAGCTCCATGCCATCATGTCAAATTCCCGGGCTACAAAAAGCACCCATAA